In Limnohabitans sp. INBF002, one genomic interval encodes:
- a CDS encoding RnfH family protein, producing the protein MSTLDTPIHITVMYSPAPRVVHERLLSLSAGVTVMQALQQSGLLAECPEIDLSQPDVFTVCIWGKKTTPTHVLRDLDRIEIFRPLTVDPKVARRERFQKQGTSRAGLFSKRRAGAKPGY; encoded by the coding sequence GTGAGTACGCTCGACACGCCCATTCACATCACCGTGATGTATTCGCCCGCACCCCGTGTGGTGCATGAGCGCCTGCTGTCACTCAGCGCTGGCGTGACGGTGATGCAAGCCTTGCAACAAAGCGGCTTGCTGGCTGAATGCCCAGAGATTGATTTAAGCCAACCCGATGTTTTCACCGTGTGCATTTGGGGCAAGAAGACCACGCCTACCCATGTGCTGCGCGATTTAGACCGCATCGAAATTTTCCGTCCACTGACCGTTGACCCCAAAGTTGCGCGACGTGAGCGTTTCCAAAAACAAGGCACCAGCCGCGCAGGCTTGTTCTCTAAGCGCCGCGCGGGCGCAAAGCCCGGCTACTAA
- a CDS encoding DUF6352 family protein yields MTHSLWPTCGYSLLTPNEAGHLVVTDDFLRFLLERPELTPIASSCAAEVALHHSLVEQPRREVTAKELAELQDKDAADNYAVWLRFRQRITTLPTLEASYIALFKGEGVDVPPLLVQHITHILLRHVLGEAPTAMQARAAEMLMHTQKITVLEDGAVMAADDETVERHATQSGFGLIGELLQQGGIKLRSVDLDVLNDDNQDAYWPRSESFDWVVSLNRGQPALNALCEVMAKWVQHFLGVQVRIQTEREINDDHWVWHVGLDAQASGVLNDLYQGKEVDAERMERLLCLFKLEFVEPNAMLAEVRGKPVYLAMAVDANQQLKLKPQNLLLNLPLAKRS; encoded by the coding sequence ATGACACATTCTCTCTGGCCCACCTGCGGCTATTCGTTGCTCACGCCCAATGAGGCCGGCCACTTGGTGGTCACGGACGACTTTTTGCGCTTTCTTTTAGAACGCCCTGAGCTGACCCCCATTGCCAGCTCATGCGCCGCCGAGGTGGCTTTGCACCACAGCTTGGTGGAGCAACCTCGCCGAGAAGTCACAGCGAAAGAACTGGCTGAGCTGCAAGACAAAGACGCCGCCGACAACTACGCCGTCTGGCTACGCTTTCGCCAGCGCATCACCACGCTCCCGACCCTAGAAGCCAGCTACATCGCCTTGTTCAAAGGCGAGGGCGTGGATGTGCCGCCGCTGTTGGTGCAACACATCACCCACATCTTGCTGCGCCATGTGTTGGGCGAAGCGCCTACAGCGATGCAAGCACGTGCCGCCGAGATGCTGATGCATACCCAAAAAATCACCGTGCTTGAAGACGGCGCCGTGATGGCGGCAGACGACGAGACGGTGGAGCGCCACGCCACACAAAGTGGTTTTGGTTTGATTGGCGAGCTGCTCCAGCAAGGCGGCATCAAACTGCGCAGCGTGGACTTGGATGTGCTCAACGATGACAACCAAGACGCGTATTGGCCCCGCAGCGAAAGCTTTGACTGGGTGGTGAGCCTCAACCGTGGCCAGCCCGCTTTGAACGCGCTGTGTGAGGTGATGGCCAAGTGGGTGCAACACTTCTTAGGTGTGCAAGTGCGCATCCAAACCGAGCGTGAAATCAATGACGACCACTGGGTGTGGCATGTGGGGCTCGATGCCCAAGCCAGCGGTGTGCTGAACGACCTCTACCAAGGCAAAGAGGTGGACGCTGAGCGCATGGAGCGCTTGCTGTGTTTGTTCAAACTCGAGTTTGTCGAGCCCAACGCCATGCTGGCCGAGGTGCGTGGCAAGCCCGTGTATTTGGCGATGGCGGTGGATGCCAACCAGCAGCTCAAGCTCAAGCCGCAAAATTTACTGCTGAATTTGCCTTTGGCTAAACGTTCGTAA
- a CDS encoding P-II family nitrogen regulator, translating into MKEIKAIIRPSKLPTLREKLRSLPGFPGMTVSKAEGCSAPSLHTPTNLKEELTDYTPKVRIEIVSPDEMCDSIVDLIVHTAQIGQIGDGLVWVTDITRAVFLYKSVAGPIERP; encoded by the coding sequence ATGAAAGAAATCAAAGCCATCATTCGCCCCTCTAAGCTACCCACCTTGCGTGAAAAGTTGCGTAGCCTGCCCGGCTTTCCTGGCATGACGGTGAGCAAGGCCGAAGGCTGCTCGGCCCCTAGCTTGCACACGCCGACCAACTTGAAAGAAGAGCTGACCGACTACACGCCGAAAGTGCGTATTGAAATTGTGTCACCCGACGAGATGTGCGACAGCATCGTGGACTTGATTGTTCACACCGCACAGATTGGGCAAATTGGCGATGGTCTGGTGTGGGTCACCGACATCACGCGTGCGGTGTTTTTGTACAAGTCGGTAGCTGGGCCTATCGAGAGGCCTTGA